Below is a genomic region from Pseudocalidococcus azoricus BACA0444.
TCCTCGCTGTTATTGCTGCCTCTAGTTCAGATATCTCAGGGCCACCCACGTTACGAGCTGGTATTCCCTCTGCTAATCCCTCCGCCTATATCGGTGCTTCCACAGCTATTGGTACGCCAGTAGCGATCGGCTTGTGTATACCGTTCTTTATTGGACTGGCTCAGGCGATTGGTGGCCGCTAATCCGAGATGGTTTTCTGTCTGCTGGGCCAAAGGAATGTCCACAGAACAAGTAGACAATATATAGATGTTGTTTAAGGAGGTAACCAACATGGCCAAACCAGCCAAAAAGCTTGTCATTGTCACGGAAAAGATTCTGCTGAAAAAGATCGCTAAGATCATCGAAGAAGCCGGGGCGACTGGTTACACGGTGATGGAGACAGGCGGTAAAGGCAGTCGCAATGTGCGCTCGTCGGGACAACCCAACGTTTCCGATACCCAAGCGAATGTAAAGTTTGAGGTGCTTACGTCCGACCGGGATATGGCCGAGAGTATTGCCGATGAGGTCGCAGTAAAGTTTTTCCTCGATTTTGCGGGCGTTATTTATATCTGTGACGCGGAGGTACTGTACGGACACAGTTTCTGTGGGCCAGAAGGCTGTTAAATCGAGACGGTACTTATTTACCTACGTCACTACTGATGAACGACTAGCTTGTCTCAATCTGGGCAACCGCATTTAGAGCATGACCGCTTTTGATCGGTTGCCTTTTGCATATCTCCCCTAGTTTCATGGTTCCCTACAGCCTTAACTACCTTAAACTCATAATCTTGTCCAACTGTCTGCCCCCTTTTAGTGGAGAATAGCCGCGCTTAGGAATCCAATAGCTTTCCTGGCAGCGCAGTTGTGGCTCAGGCTTAACCGATTGTTCTGTCTCGCTTATTGTTGACGCGCGTGTTTATTGATCGTCATGCCTGCCAAAAGTGAGACAATCAAGGCTATAGCATTACGCAGACTGTTCTGAGAGAGTAGAAATGTCAAAAAGACTGCTCATAAAGCATTTTCTGACTTGTCCCCATTTCACCCTAAATGAGTAACGCTATAGCACTGGTGATGGTTTTAAGCATTTCTGTGTTTCATTCTTAAGGGAAATGACTATATCTTGGTTTCAAGAATTTTTATTTAGTCTCCATATAAAATAACTATATGGCAAACAGTAATGATTCGTGAGATTAGCCCAAGATTATTTGTGTCTGATAAATTTTGACTTAACCCTAGACTTAAAGAAGGGCTACTCCTTGCCAAGGGCAGTGATGAGCAAACAGTCTCACAAATGAAGACGGATTGCTATATAAAGCAATCGATGAGTAGCTGAGGTGGAGAAACTGTTGATGATTAAATGGGGTCTGCTCTACTTTGGCCTGGTGTTTGGGGCTGGGTTTGGCCTGGGCATTGTGAGAATGATCTGGCTTGTGCCTTGGGTAGGGACGCGCTGGGCTGAATTGTTAGAAATGCCATGGATGTTAATAGTGATTATTCTGTCTGCTCAATGGATTGTGAAAACGACCTCAAGCGAACCTCAAGAAAATCAAAAACACAGCTATTTTGGGATTGGGATCATCGCCTTGGCTTGTTTATTGGCGGCTGAAGTTGGAGTTGGGATTAGCTTACGGGGTATGACCATCACCCAGGCCCTATTGGCACGGGATCCTATTTCTGGGACTGTTTATTATCTCTTACTTTTGGTTTATGCTTTGATGCCTTGGTTATGGGCGAAACGGCTGCAAAGTTTGAATTAGGGCCTGGACTTTTGTTAAATTCTTAACCCCTGGACTTAACTCAACCCCACTGGAGAGGTCAATGCCATCAGGATTAGTTAATCTAATTGCTTCAACAACATTGTCTGGGTTTAAGCCCCCCGCCAACCACCATGGACAACCTGGCCGAAAGTGCTTGAGTAAATTCCAATCCCAGGCCCGGCCAGTGCCGCCGAGTTGTTCCGGGTGATAAGCATCCAACAGCAAAATATCCACTAATGGAGCATAGATTTTGGCCTGGTCTAAACTGGCTTGATCTTTAACTCCTAGGGCTTTGATTAGGGTGTAATTGGGGAATTTAGTTCTGAGGGTGGTGACAAATTCCGGTGATTCTTGGCCGTGCAATTGAATTGTATTAATTTGCCCAATATCAACTGTCTTTTGGATGGTTTCTAGCTCAAGATTGGCAAAAACACCCACCCTTAATAGGTTTGGAAACCCAGCTAATTTTTCGGTAATCTCCTGGATTTTGAACGGGTCAATATAACGGGGGGAAAGGGGCACACAAATAAAGCCAATGGCATCTACACCCAACTTGGCAATTTCTATCGCTTGCGGGGCTTGGGTCAGTCCACAAATTTTGAGCATTAGCATTCCAGTTCTCGTTATCGGGTCGCTGATTGACAGATAGAACTTTTTTGTGTTCCTGACCTGAAATGACTCTACTTAGCCAGATTGAACAGCAGGGCCGGGGTGATTAAAGTTAAGGTTATAGGTAATTGGTGGTGTGATGAGTTCTTGGTGTAATACCTGTGATGACAG
It encodes:
- a CDS encoding P-II family nitrogen regulator; amino-acid sequence: MAKPAKKLVIVTEKILLKKIAKIIEEAGATGYTVMETGGKGSRNVRSSGQPNVSDTQANVKFEVLTSDRDMAESIADEVAVKFFLDFAGVIYICDAEVLYGHSFCGPEGC
- a CDS encoding phosphoribosylanthranilate isomerase; translation: MLMLKICGLTQAPQAIEIAKLGVDAIGFICVPLSPRYIDPFKIQEITEKLAGFPNLLRVGVFANLELETIQKTVDIGQINTIQLHGQESPEFVTTLRTKFPNYTLIKALGVKDQASLDQAKIYAPLVDILLLDAYHPEQLGGTGRAWDWNLLKHFRPGCPWWLAGGLNPDNVVEAIRLTNPDGIDLSSGVELSPGVKNLTKVQALIQTLQPFRP